In Liolophura sinensis isolate JHLJ2023 chromosome 2, CUHK_Ljap_v2, whole genome shotgun sequence, a genomic segment contains:
- the LOC135463131 gene encoding uncharacterized protein LOC135463131, translated as MLIPNSAMLFLPLLLLLLPELGQCQSTPVLPSPVLVIQLPCENVTIPCDYTFPENVSLFLWTRHNEIGPLVLQKNSEGNVIIGNDYKGLVALGDKCSLILKSPRLKDNGTFVITIHDDGDKSQDVQVIVVAENATLFCSDCKLQKASEGLIAAVLVYWAISIIFAFVLGKVDITSTWENIVAMIFGFVGLILVALSLIFIGLTLSSTTPDRIKTYNDLGLGFGICGTIIVCLVTIVLERARRRFDWRNPGQAT; from the exons ATGTTGATACCGAATTCCGCCATGCTGTTTCTACCCTTACTGCTTCTCCTCTTGCCTGAACTAG GTCAGTGTCAGTCCACTCCTGTCTTACCCAGTCCCGTTTTGGTCATCCAGCTGCCGTGTGAAAATGTTACGATCCCCTGTGATTACACCTTCCCAGAAAATGTATCGTTGTTTCTATGGACACGCCATAACGAAATTGGTCCTCTAGTGCTGCAGAAGAATTCTGAAGGAAATGTCATAATTGGCAATGATTATAAAGGTTTAGTTGCCCTGGGTGACAAATGCTCATTGATCCTTAAGTCTCCACGTTTAAAAGACAATGGCACGTTTGTTATCACGATACATGACGACGGAGACAAGTCACAAGACGTCCAGGTCATCGTTGTTGCCGAAAACGCGACTCTGTTTTGCAGTG ATTGTAAACTTCAGAAGGCATCAGAAGGACTAATCGCTGCAGTTTTAGTGTACTGGGCCATTTCAATAATCTTTGCTTTCGTTCTCGGCAAAGTGGACATAACTAGTACATGGGAAAACATTG TGGCGATGATTTTTGGTTTTGTGGGTCTAATCCTGGTAGCTCTAAGCCTGATTTTTATTGGGCTCACTTTGTCAAGCACCACACCTGACAGAATTA AGACGTATAATGATTTAGGACTTGGCTTTGGAATTTGTGGTACCATTATAGTGTGTTTGGTAACCATTGTTCTGGAGCGTGCACGGAGGCGTTTTGATTGGAGAAACCCGGGACAGGCGACGTAG